The segment GCATCGCGGATCGCTACCACTGGGCGCCACCCGGCGCGCCGCTGCCGCAACCGGGCACGCTGGACGACTGAACGTCGCCGTTCGCGCGACGTTCGCCCTTCACCCGCACATGCCACCCGCACATGCACCAGGATCTGCTCGATCGGCGCCGGCTCCTCGATGCTGGCCATGACTCGCACGGCCTTGCCTCAGCGTACGCACGTCTCCACGTCGATGTACGCACGTCTCCACGTCGATGTTGATCGAACACACGCTGCTGCCGTTGCGCCCGCGTCATCGACGCCCGCGATGCCGGAAGCGCGCGATCGCCGGGAAGCGCTGCACGCCCTGAAGTGACGATCCTGTCATCCACGGCGTCGAACCGTGACATCCGCCCTGTGCCTGTTATCTAATCGCCCCCGAGTGCATCCTCCGCAGCGCTGCTGCGTCGTGCGGAGGCCGCGCATGGCAACAACAACAGGGAGAACCCCGGCCGTGCTGAGCGCCCTCGACGAGACCCTGCGCCACCAGATCGCCACCACCTTCGATCACGCCGGCACCAGCGATCACCGCTTCTTCGACCGCTACTGGTTCGGCGTCTACGACCCGCGCGGACGCATGGCGCTGGTGTGCGGGATGGGGCAATACCTGAACATGAACGTGCTCGACGGCTTCTGCGCGATCCAGGTGCCGGGGCGCGACGGTGGCGTCGAACAGCACAATTTCCGCCTCTCCCGTGCGTTGCGCCCGCAACTCGACGAGACGCGGGTCGGGCCGCTCGCGGTGGTGATCGAGCAGCCCTTCGAGCGAATTCGCCTGCAGTGTGCCGCGGGTGAGCTGCCGGTCGCCTTCGACCTCGAGTGGCGCGCCTTCCTGCCGCCGAGCGAAGAGAAGCACCATTTCAACCGCGTGAACGGGCGCGCGTTCCAGGACTACCACCGCTACACGCAGGCCGGGCGCGCCAGCGGCAGCGTGCGCCTCGGCGACCAGGAGTTCGAGATCGAGGACTGGTGGGCGGGGCGCGATCACTCGTGGGGCGTTCGCTCGCAGGTCGGGGGTCACGAGCCAGTGAACGGACCCGGCGCCGAGGCGCTGCTGTCGGCGGCGGGTTACGTGTTCTACTGGCTCACGTTCAATACCGGCGAGTGCGGCGGCTACGTGCAGCTGCAGTTCCTCGGCAACGGCACGCGGATCTTCACCGACGGTGAGATCGTCTGGCCGGCAACGGGGCGTCGTTTCGTGGTGGCGGACGCCGAGGTCGAGGTCGAGATGCACCCCGGCACGCGGATCTACCGGCGGCTGCGCACGCGGCTGCGCGGCTACGACGGCTCGCAGGTCGAACTGCTCGCCGAGCCGGTGCTCGGCTACTGGTCGATGGACGGCACCGGCTACGACTGGGGCTGGAACGACGACAGGGGACTCGGTTACTACCGCGGCGAGTACGTAGTCGAGCAGGACGTCTACGACATCACGCATCCCGAGCGCGTGCGGCGGCCAAACGGCGAGGTGCGTACGCCCGGACATCGCGAGGCACCGTGCGCCATCACCGTCGATGGGCGGCTGGACCCGCGCAGTGCCGGGCACCAGGTGTTCGTCGCCAGTGGTCCGGTGCCCTGGCTGGACCTGGGCAAGTAACGCGCCAGCGACGCATCGCGGGGGAATCGACGATGGGCAGCACAACGGGTGCCGATGGCGCGTCAGTGGATCTGGCGCGATCGCTGGCGGCGTGGTTCGCGCAGCGCCATCCGCACGCACGCGACGTGACCGTGCCCGACATCGGCGCGCCGCGTGCCTCCGGTTACTCGAACGAAACGGTGTTCTTCCGTGCCTGCTGGCGCGAGGCGGGCGAGTCGCACGAGGCGCGCTACGTGGCACGCATCGAGCCGCGGAGGTCGCCGGTCTACCCGCAGCAGACGGCGACGACGATGGCCTCGGTCGAGCTGCAACATCGTGTGATGCAGGCGGTGGCGCACGCCGGTGGCGTACCGGTGCCGCCGCTCGCCGGTTACGAGCCGGGGACCGATCTGCTCGGCGCGCCGTTCTACGTGATGGGATTCGTCGACGGCGACGTGCCGAAGGACAACCCCGTCTACACCAGCGAGGGCTTCTACGTGGACGCCGCGCCGGCGGAGCGTTACCGCGCGATCGACGACGGACTCGCTGTGCTGGCGCACCTGCATGCGATCGATCCCCGGGCCGCTGGCCTCGACTGGCTGACCGGCGGACGGGATCCGGGACTGGATCGCCAGTTCGGGATCTTCCGTCGCTACGCGGACGAACTGCTCGCCGGGCGTTCGCATCCGGTGCTGGCGCATGCGCTGGCATGGCTGGAGCGCGAATCGGTGGCCGAGGGCCCGGCGGTGCTGCTGTGGGGGGACGCGCGTCCCGGCAACATGATCTTCCGCGATTTCCGCTGCGTGGCCGCCAACGACTGGGAAGGCGCCGCGCTGGGCCCGTCCGAGCTCGATCTGGGGTGGTGGCTGATGTTCGACCGCTTCGCGCACGAGGACAGTGCCCTGCCGCGGCTGGAAGGCGAGCCGTCGCGCGAGGAACAGATCGCGCGCTACGAACTGCACGCCGGGCGCCGCGTACACGATGTGTTCTGGCACGAGGTGTTCGCGGCGGCGCGCTTCACGATCGTGATGATCCGCACCTGCCAGCGCATGAGTGATTCCGGCGCCGTGCCGGTATCGGCGAACATGCCGGTCAACAACCCGGCGACGCAACTGCTGGCCGATATGCTGGAGATCCCCTACTCGTGGCTGGCCGAGGCGGGTCTGGGGTCCTGAGCTGGGTCTGTTTCTCCTCGTGCCACAGTCCGGAGCAACCGTCGATGACAAGCACGCACAAGACCTTCTGCCGTATCTGCCAGGCCTTGTGTGGCCTGGAACTCGAGATCGAGGACGGACGCGTGCTGGCGGCACGCGGAGACTTCGACCACCCGATGAGCCGAGGCTACACCTGCGAGAAAGGTCGCCAGATCGGTGCGCATCTGGCGAATCCGCAACGCCTGCGCGCGAGCCTCACGCGGGGCACCGACGGCACCCTGGCGCCGATGGCGAGCGAGGCGGCGCTCGCTGGCGCCGGGGAGCGCCTGCGCGCGATCCTCGAGCGCCACGGGCCGCGCGCGATCGCAACCTACGCCGGCACCGCCGCGTTCATGAACGCCACGGCCATCGGCGTCACGCGCGCGTTCCACGAGGCGATCGGCTCGCCGATGCGCTTCACCACGATCACACTCGACCAACCCGGCAAGATCATCGCGATCATGCGCCACGGGCAATGGGGCGGTGGCGGGCACTCGTTCGAGTCGGCAAACGTGGTGATGCTGATCGGCACCAACCCGCTGGTCTCGGCATTCCATGTGCACGGCGGTCCGCCGGGTTTCTGTCCGGGCGACCTGCGCCGCGCACAGCGCGAGCGCGGACTGCGCGTGATCGTGGTCGATCCGCGACGCACCGAGACCGCCGAACTGGCGGATCTCTACTTGCCGATCCGCCCCGGCGAGGACGCCACGCTGCTCGCCGGCATGATCCGGCTGATCCTCGCCGAGGGCCGGCACGACGCCGCGTTCTGCGCGCAGCACACCGCAGGACTCGAGGAGCTGCGTACGGCGGTCGAGGGTTTCACGCCCGATCACGTGGCGCGGCGCACCGGCCTGGACGCCGACGCGATCGCGCAGGCCGCGCGGCTGTTCGCGCAGGGGCCGCGCGGCGTCGTGACCGCGGGTACCGGACCGAATATGTCGGTGCGGCCCACGCTGACCGAGCACCTGATCCTCTGCCTGGACACGCTGTGCGGGCGCTGGAACCGCGAGGGTGAACGCGTGAACGCACCCAGCGTGCTGATGCCGGCGTTCCCGCGTCCGGCGCAGGCGTTCGCGCCCCCGATGTTGCCGCCGGAGATGAATCCCGCAGCGAACACGGAGCGTACCCGGCTGCGGAACCTGCGTCAGATCAACCTCGAGATGCCGACCAGTGCGCTCGCCGACGAGATCCTCGAACCAGGCGAAGGCCAGGTGCGCGCGCTGATCGTCACCGGTGGCAACCCGCTGGCCGCGTGCGCCGATCCGGTGCGCCTGGCGCGCGCGCTGGAGTCGCTCGAGCTGCTGGTGTGCGTGGACATCGCACTCACGCCGACCTGCCGGCGTGCGCACTATGTACTCGCGGCGAAGCACATGCTGCAGCGCGCCGACGTTACGGCGTACCAGGACATGCTCTACGAGCGGCCGTTCGCGCAGTACACCGACGCATTGATCGCCTCCGACGGTGATCTGCTCGAAGACTGGTACGTGTTCGCGGCACTCGCCGAGCGACTCGGTCACCGACTCCGGCTGCCCGGCGGCGAACTCGACCTCGCGCGCCACCCGACGACGCGCGACGTGCTCGCATTGCTGTACGCGCACGCGAAGGTACCGATCGACGTGATCGCGGGCTACGAGGGCGGACACGTCTTCGACGAGCTCGACGTGCAGGTGTGCGCACCGATCCCTGGCCTCGAGGGACGACTGTGCATGGCGCCGGACGGCGTGGGCGACGAGCTGCGCACGCTGTGCGCCGAGCCGGTTCCGGAGCCGGGGCACCACGGGCGCGATGGCCGCTTCACGCATCTGCTCGTCTCGCGTCGCATGAAGCACGTCAACAATTCGATCTGCCACGACTTGCCGCGCAGCACGGGACGCCACAATCCTGCGTTCCTCAGCCCGACGGACCTGGCGGCGCTCGGTGCGGCCGAGGGTGAGGTGGTGGAGATCGAGTCCAACCATGCACGCGTGCGGGCCGTGGTCGCGGTCGACGCCGGGCTGTCGGACGGTGTGGTCTCGATGGCGCATGCCTTCGGCGGCGATCCGGCCGCGCCCGACGACCCGCGCAGGCACGGCACGCCGGTCAACGCACTCGTGCCTACCGATCGCGACTACGATCCATGGGTGGGCATGCCGCGCCAGAGCGCGATTCCGGTGCGGCTACACCGACTGCAGTGAACGCGTGCCCCCCAACCAGAAGGGGACACTTCCAACTGGTTCGGAGGGGACATTACGAACTGGCGCCTACACCCTCCGTCTGGAGCCAGGCCAGCGGATCAGCGGCTGTAGTACGATGTGCCGATCGCTCGGGTTGCTCGCCGCGGCAGACACCATGCAGAACACCATCCGCATCGACGACCTCGCCACGCCCCGCTTCAGCCCCGAGGCGCAGGCGATCATCGACGCCGTCGCCGCGACCTCGGTCGTGCTCGACAGCGAGGCGGTGCTCGCTGCGGCCCGCGCGCAAACCGGACTCGACGACTTCGGCAGCGACGACTTCCGCGCCCGCCTCGACCTGATCGTGGACTGCATGCGCGAGGACGGTGCCCTCAGCGCCTTCGGGCGCGTGACGAACTTCGGCATGCTGCTGCGCTTCGCGGTCAACCGGCTGCGCATCGAGGACATCCTGCGCCGCCACCCCGAGATCCACGAACTGCGGATCGAACGCCCGCTGATCGTCGCGGGTCTCGCGCGCAGCGGCACCACGCACCTGCTGAACCTGCTCGCCTGCGACACCCGGCTGCGTTCGCTGCCGTACTGGGAAGCCGTGGAGCCGGTGCCGATACCAGGCGAGCCGCCCGGCCCGGACGGCACCGATCCACGCCTGCTGCGCTGCCGCCAGACGTTGCAGGTGCAGGACCTGCTGATGCCGAAGTTCCGGCTGATGTTCAACCTGCAGGCCGAGCGTACGCACGAGGAGATCGACCTGCTGGCGCTCGACTTCTCGACCATGCTCATCGAGAACCTGGGCATCTTCCCGCGCTGGCGCGATCACTACCTCGCGCACGACCAGACACCGCACTACGCGTACCTGAAGAAGGTACTGAAGGTGCTGCAGTGGCTGCGACCGGGCGAGCGCTGGCTGCTGAAGACGCCGCAGCACCTCGAGCAGTTCGGCCCGCTGATGCGGGTGTTCCCGGACGCGACCGTGGTACTGACACACCGCGATCCGGTGGCAACGATCGCCTCGATGGCCACCATGTCCGCCTACAGTGCGCGCATGAGCCGTGACCCGGTGCGCCCGGAGGTCGTCGGCCGTTACTGGGCCGACCGCATCGAGCGCATGCTGCGGGCCTGCGTGCGCGACCGTGCTCTGCTGCCCGCCGCGCAGTCGATCGATGTGCGCTTCCACGAATTCAACGACGACGACATCGGGCACGTGCAGCGGATCTACGCTCTGGTCGGACACAAGCTGCCTGCGGCGACGCAAGCCGCGATGCAGCGCTTCACCGCGGACAACGCGCGCGGGCGGGAAGGCAGGCTGGTCTACGAGCTGGCGGATTTCGGCCTGGACGTGCAGCACCTGCGCGAGCGGACGCGCTTCTACAGCGATCGCTTCGGAACCCGGACCGAACTCTGACGGACACCATTCATTCGACAGCGGAGAACCCCATGGCCATCCAGACCGAATCGCGCGCAGCACTGCGCGAACTCATCGAACTGCTCGAGGACATCGACGCGCGCTGGGCCGGGCCGGACTGGAACCTGCACTCGGCCGAGGACGTCGTCGACGCCCACCGGGCGCTGCTGCACATGCTCGAAGGCGGCCTGGTGGGGATGTTCGAGAGCGATCCCGCGCATCCGGAGTTCCGTCGCATCGTGACGCCGTCGCGCAAGTTCACCGGCGACAATTCCGATGCCATCTACTTCGACGCCCCGGTGAGCGCGGACCACACCTACACGGTGCATGGCAACATGGACGGCGCGGTCTACGTCTCGATCACGATCGAGAAGGGCACCGCCGACGGCAGTCTCGGCACCCAGACCGCCGGCATCATCAACGACACC is part of the Pseudomonadales bacterium genome and harbors:
- a CDS encoding phosphotransferase family protein, which produces MGSTTGADGASVDLARSLAAWFAQRHPHARDVTVPDIGAPRASGYSNETVFFRACWREAGESHEARYVARIEPRRSPVYPQQTATTMASVELQHRVMQAVAHAGGVPVPPLAGYEPGTDLLGAPFYVMGFVDGDVPKDNPVYTSEGFYVDAAPAERYRAIDDGLAVLAHLHAIDPRAAGLDWLTGGRDPGLDRQFGIFRRYADELLAGRSHPVLAHALAWLERESVAEGPAVLLWGDARPGNMIFRDFRCVAANDWEGAALGPSELDLGWWLMFDRFAHEDSALPRLEGEPSREEQIARYELHAGRRVHDVFWHEVFAAARFTIVMIRTCQRMSDSGAVPVSANMPVNNPATQLLADMLEIPYSWLAEAGLGS
- a CDS encoding molybdopterin-dependent oxidoreductase; the encoded protein is MTSTHKTFCRICQALCGLELEIEDGRVLAARGDFDHPMSRGYTCEKGRQIGAHLANPQRLRASLTRGTDGTLAPMASEAALAGAGERLRAILERHGPRAIATYAGTAAFMNATAIGVTRAFHEAIGSPMRFTTITLDQPGKIIAIMRHGQWGGGGHSFESANVVMLIGTNPLVSAFHVHGGPPGFCPGDLRRAQRERGLRVIVVDPRRTETAELADLYLPIRPGEDATLLAGMIRLILAEGRHDAAFCAQHTAGLEELRTAVEGFTPDHVARRTGLDADAIAQAARLFAQGPRGVVTAGTGPNMSVRPTLTEHLILCLDTLCGRWNREGERVNAPSVLMPAFPRPAQAFAPPMLPPEMNPAANTERTRLRNLRQINLEMPTSALADEILEPGEGQVRALIVTGGNPLAACADPVRLARALESLELLVCVDIALTPTCRRAHYVLAAKHMLQRADVTAYQDMLYERPFAQYTDALIASDGDLLEDWYVFAALAERLGHRLRLPGGELDLARHPTTRDVLALLYAHAKVPIDVIAGYEGGHVFDELDVQVCAPIPGLEGRLCMAPDGVGDELRTLCAEPVPEPGHHGRDGRFTHLLVSRRMKHVNNSICHDLPRSTGRHNPAFLSPTDLAALGAAEGEVVEIESNHARVRAVVAVDAGLSDGVVSMAHAFGGDPAAPDDPRRHGTPVNALVPTDRDYDPWVGMPRQSAIPVRLHRLQ
- a CDS encoding sulfotransferase translates to MQNTIRIDDLATPRFSPEAQAIIDAVAATSVVLDSEAVLAAARAQTGLDDFGSDDFRARLDLIVDCMREDGALSAFGRVTNFGMLLRFAVNRLRIEDILRRHPEIHELRIERPLIVAGLARSGTTHLLNLLACDTRLRSLPYWEAVEPVPIPGEPPGPDGTDPRLLRCRQTLQVQDLLMPKFRLMFNLQAERTHEEIDLLALDFSTMLIENLGIFPRWRDHYLAHDQTPHYAYLKKVLKVLQWLRPGERWLLKTPQHLEQFGPLMRVFPDATVVLTHRDPVATIASMATMSAYSARMSRDPVRPEVVGRYWADRIERMLRACVRDRALLPAAQSIDVRFHEFNDDDIGHVQRIYALVGHKLPAATQAAMQRFTADNARGREGRLVYELADFGLDVQHLRERTRFYSDRFGTRTEL